A genomic segment from Conger conger chromosome 2, fConCon1.1, whole genome shotgun sequence encodes:
- the LOC133121449 gene encoding verrucotoxin subunit beta-like: protein MDAETIEIAALGRPLHPGMLYDCRNDTFIPGVLLWDQEAIRKDVDVKPQPHTRVAVSTCDSLSEKTQLMEISASLTASFIAGLVTVERSGSYLNDTLSSMRQCRATMHYKQTTEFKQLTVTQVGNVIYPEVFDQKSATHVVTAVLYGGEVFMVFDQMASNEEDKKVIQGNLDSSTIKISKVDISSSGKLKLTDKEMKKVKKFSCTFHSNLALEQNPTTYEEAVQLYKKLPELIGDGSKAMPVKVWLYPLMNLDQCAAQLVTKISENLVTLLEVQMGQLHEAQMRADDATQRCEAIKVTDLKENLVEFKNILATYKDTLQNNLSKLLPAIRGGTEGEEKLVATLKFIDESSFTPDKMGKWLDDKESEVGVLESYINLLKHCDIMPPGPELNAVLGDPTIDRVCIFNFTSLKKEEPYLSNLFECLASEEFRAMQNITVAQDLSFKEEAQPWFNDPQISAEMRRVSLWDQEAIRKDMDVKPQPHTHQDLGICTSLSEKARLMEISGSLKVSFLAGLVKVGGSGSYLKDILSSSLLTR from the exons ATGGATGCAGAGACTATTGAAATTGCAGCCCTTGGACGACCCCTGCACCCTGGCATGCTGTATGACTGTCGCAAtgacacctttatcccag GAGTCTTACTGTGGGATCAAGAAGCCATCAGAAAAGATGTGGATGTGAAACCACAGCCCCACACGCGTGTTGCTGTTAGCACATGTGACTCCCTCAGTGAGAAGACCCAGCTGATGGAGATCAGTGCCTCGCTGACAGCAAGCTTCATAGCAGGGCTCGTGACGGTGGAGAGGTCGGGCAGCTACCTGAATGACACATTGTCCTCCATGCGACAGTGCAGGGCCACAATGCACTACAAACAAACGACTGAGTTCAAGCAGCTGACTGTGACCCAGGTGGGCAATGTGATATACCCCGAAGTGTTTGACCAGAAGAGTGCCACCCATGTGGTGACAGCAGTACTGTATGGGGGTGAGGTCTTCATGGTCTTCGACCAGATGGCATCAAATGAGGAGGACAAGAAAGTTATTCAGGGGAACCTGGATTCGTCCACCATTAAGATCTCTAAAGTTGATATCAGCAGTTCGGGAAAATTGAAGCTGACAGACAAGGAGATGAAGAAGGTGAAGAAGTTCAGCTGCACGTTCCACAGCAATTTAGCGCTGGAGCAAAACCCCACCACTTATGAGGAGGCCGTGCAGTTGTACAAAAAGCTCCCGGAGCTAATAGGGGATGGGAGTAAAGCGATGCCTGTGAAGGTCTGGCTCTATCCTCTGATGAACCTGGACCAATGCGCAGCCCAGCTGGTCACCAAGATCAGTGAAAATCTGGTGACACTTTTGGAAGTCCAGATGGGCCAGCTACACGAGGCCCAAATGAGAGCCGACGACGCCACACAACGATGTGAGGCCATTAAGGTCACAGATTTAAAAGAGAACCTGGTCGAATTCAAAAACATATTGGCCACTTACAAAGACACCCTCCAGAATAATCTGAGCAAGCTTCTGCCAGCTATCCGGGGTGGGACAGAGGGGGAAGAGAAACTGGTGGCCACTCTGAAATTCATCGATGAGTCATCATTCACTCCTGACAAGATGGGAAAATGGCTTGATGATAAAGAGTCTGAAGTAGGGGTGCTGGAAAGCTACATCAATCTTCTGAAGCATTGTGACATCATGCCACCTGGACCTGAGCTGAATGCAGTTCTCGGTGATCCAACCATTGACCGTGTCTGCATCTTCAACTTCACCTCTCTGAAGAAGGAGGAGCCGTACCTCTCAAACCTGTTTGAGTGCCTGGCTTCTGAAGAGTTCAGGGCAATGCAAAACATCACTGTAGCTCAGGACCTCAGCTTCAAAGAGGAGGCCCAGCCTTGGTTCAATGACCCACAGATCTCTGCGGAGATGAGAC GAGTCTCACTGTGGGATCAAGAAGCCATCAGAAAAGATATGGATGTGAAACCACAGCCCCACACGCATCAAGATCTTGGAATCTGTACCTCTCTCAGTGAGAAGGCCAGGCTGATGGAGATCAGTGGCTCACTGAAAGTCAGCTTCCTGGCAGGGCTGGTGAAGGTGGGGGGGTCGGGCAGCTACCTGAAGGACATATTGTCCTCCTCACTCCTGACAAGATGA